One Fusarium musae strain F31 chromosome 6, whole genome shotgun sequence DNA segment encodes these proteins:
- a CDS encoding hypothetical protein (BUSCO:EOG09265BTC), with product MASSANTIFRASRPLFRQATLAAPARQAFRQRTFRQNFYQGSGRRWQSTDGAQQQQQQQSWFKRMMESEVGFKTVHFWAPVMKWALVLAGISDFARPAEKLSFTQNLALTCTGIIWTRWCLIIKPKNYLLAAVNFFLGMVGLVQITRILSYESAKKKSLEGVVEDIKADAKETVQEAKP from the exons ATGGCCTCCTCCGCAAACACCATCTTCCGCGCCTCGCGTCCCCTCTTCCGTCAGGCTACCCTCGCCGCGCCCGCTCGACAGGCTTTCCGTCAGCGAACATTCCGACAGAACTTCTACCAGGGCAGCGGCCGTCGATGGCAGAGCACTGACGgcgctcagcagcagcagcagcagcagagctgGTTTAAGCGCATGATGGAGAGCGAGGTTGGCTTCAAGACTGTGCATTTCTG GGCTCCTGTCATGAAG TGGGCTCTTGTCCTTGCCGGTATCTCCGACTTCGCTCGTCCCGCCGAGAAGCTCTCTTTCACTCAGAACCTCGCTCTGACCTGCACCGGTATCATTTGGACTCGATGGtgcctcatcatcaaacccaAGAACTACCT TCTCGCCGCtgtcaacttcttcctcggaaTGGTCGGCCTCGTCCAGATCACCCGAATCCTCAGCTACGAGTccgcaaagaagaagagcctggAGGGTGTCGTTGAGGACATCAAGGCCGACGCCAAGGAGACCGTCCAGGAGGCCAAGCCTTAA
- a CDS encoding hypothetical protein (EggNog:ENOG41) yields the protein MSFRGDDQRRYGHVPPVQYPVAGRGQEYQQQQQQQQQQQQQQQQPHSSYDDIGRRASFNGGDDAAYIQPPANRSPAFGGSGEDELFMNNNAAARPGYGSTNNALSGYQHQYQDVPPTPTYSYNPQSFAQTSGFSRSTSTNALPFRNQPQPQPPSRYASNASSYTPQAYDPSAYASTNVPQRQASYQGYNTYGQSYGAQTSPGFNHSTGSYPQSVASPALSSGFEQPLRSPSLNASPGVAQTSAYDQSYSQYPGQLSNGGGSFSSASQPPYPTATQMPVGPYYSPNEHNSLYNRGSRSNSQASPMGSPANPGSTSPGLQRHPTNAPLPSRPVDDELTWSAGHERITSDNLMQELELELGGSGQGYRPLPEPENGHYDDDLHGQRLQRFDSGATTIPNNASRTTSTRTGQTAYEPEEDDDAYGEAGLMAMRQAELDEQRFSTGFGYTDMPAMPEPSPEPAPINSLPPKALHTHPEEQGHSSDSDFAGVDLGMLGGGFGGTLTYGGDVGSPPASSGQDTGRPLPTPGYFTRAYDQGESVPAFKTAEIDYGGTGGLQPPTQHRLSFDEEDERVSLRSRQSGTESPSKDELQDLFYHPGLSNRPLPAIPGPGSDSSSMLSVQTNNRQQYQHAYSRSTDSRFGAPDNPEAYYTGNQAYNLQPERSISLAGHSHTPQVQTPARSRTDAAEERRKLARHGHQQVPSNQSFPEYETPAGSIAAFDGITLPSGRKKKFIPSKLYASDFRRCTEPWALSGLENWIREMGEGEMDLRTKTIEEALINLFTGKIPMMNVADAEVLSTHVVSLMLERGVLVPDEEWVKFGNGRISGVLWQLTGSGCYAPKVHDEEIGGRCYSHHCTRTIKKVDLEELAQDSQPADEWHVFYGLTKADWESKPKKEVERQNILHEIVTGEENYIKQLDIFRRYYRDQLRAMQPPVLKPEKRDKFLHTVFGKLDQVQAINKDHLLSQLKYRQQEQGPWIIGFSDLFREWIRKAKSVYIEYASAYPNAVYQVRREADRNILFKRFLDDMQKQKVSSKQDWTHYLIAPIQRLQRYSLLLDSVEKKMPTDSEEKTNLAKAIAEIRQVTLESDLKVEEQNKRVEMMELNRMLVLRPGFHSVLNLDHLGRELIFQGDLQRMGSKGVRWVDTHALLFDHYMILAKTVTPKEGKDKKYDVSKEAQPIPMPLLFPESINDEPVQKQKGITAPLGRTTAAAASSTQLNKVSSNTSRPGLEHAATNSSMASGTPTGSNDTEGKILYPFKVKHLGHEVYTLYASSAKDRADWCNMIIETKTRHAKALFSQNAEPFRLRVLADAAFHYDTASMYARFSSVAVKGTPLDRAIHELESVLGPAQGVAPVCRAQVNCATSFTAFGKSVIAIGTDYGVYISEPSNPRGWQRTVPATRVTQIAVLEEFSVCVLIADKNLISYPLDVVAPVSDFSAPVNDSPRRAPQRLAKDVTYFATAKMKDRMLLFYKRKEGLHTSFKVLEPIFQKSTEKKSRLFGGRKTGGGGCAETFRDFDEFFFPTECYSLSLFQTYIAVATAKGVEMLTLDKKQPMSIPDLKAPAIANIASRIRDQKPLGMFRLNENEFIVTYEDCAVYVDKHGDVSRTLIMEYTGKQKKARGATMYGQYLLLFNEDYVEVRNAENGRLRQIIAGRDVRVLDLGVRGPTGRSTLNPQSHSNGYMQSTSAGSEGSKGTVKIAMAHPELPGRQIVLEMLLNDGHTEK from the exons ATGTCTTTTCGCGGCgacgaccagcgaagatATGGCCATGTGCCACCTGTGCAGTATCCGGTCGCCGGCCGCGGCCAAGAgtaccagcaacagcagcagcagcaacagcagcaacaacaacaacaacaacagccgcACTCATCCTACGACGATATTGGACGCCGAGCTAGCTTCAACGGTGGAGACGACGCTGCTTATATTCAACCACCCGCCAACCGATCTCCTGCCTTTGGTGGCTCAGGAGAGGATGAGCTCTTCATGAATAACAATGCGGCGGCCCGGCCAGGCTACGGTTCCACGAACAACGCGCTGTCGGGCTACCAGCACCAGTACCAAGATGTACCCCCCACGCCGACATACTCATACAATCCTCAAAGTTTTGCGCAAACTTCAGGCTTCTCGCGGTCGACATCCACCAATGCTCTACCATTCCGCAACCAGCCCCAGCCTCAGCCCCCCTCGCGCTATGCTTCGAATGCCAGCTCCTACACACCGCAGGCTTACGACCCTTCTGCTTATGCAAGCACCAATGTCCCACAACGACAAGCTTCTTACCAAGGATACAATACATATGGCCAGTCATATGGGGCGCAAACATCCCCTGGCTTCAATCACTCTACAGGAAGTTATCCCCAATCGGTGGCTTCTCCTGCTTTATCGTCCGGGTTTGAGCAGCCGTTACGGAGCCCCTCACTCAATGCATCGCCAGGCGTAGCACAGACCTCGGCATATGACCAGTCTTATAGCCAATACCCAGGCCAATTGTCTAATGGGGGAGGATCTTTTTCAAGCGCTTCGCAGCCTCCATATCCTACCGCGACGCAAATGCCAGTCGGGCCATATTACTCCCCGAATGAGCATAATTCACTATATAATAGAGGGTCTCGTTCAAACTCACAAGCCTCGCCTATGGGATCACCTGCGAACCCTGGATCAACATCACCCGGACTGCAACGGCACCCGACGAATGCACCCTTGCCAAGTCGTCCTGTCGACGATGAGCTCACCTGGAGTGCCGGACATGAACGCATTACGAGTGACAACCTTATGCAAGAGTTGGAGCTAGAATTGGGCGGTTCTGGACAAGGCTACCGTCCGCTTCCTGAGCCTGAGAATGGTCATTATGATGACGATCTTCATGGCCAGCGATTGCAACGTTTTGACTCAGGTGCCACTACGATTCCTAACAATGCTAGCCGAACGACATCCACGCGAACTGGTCAGACAGCTTATGAgcctgaggaagatgatgacgcATATGGTGAGGCTGGTCTGATGGCCATGCGGCAAGCTGAGCTTGACGAACAGCGCTTCAGTACCGGCTTCGGATATACGGACATGCCTGCTATGCCAGAACCCTCTCCAGAGCCGGCTCCTATCAACTCTTTGCCACCGAAGGCGTTACATACTCACCCTGAAGAGCAAGGCCACAGCAGCGACAGTGATTTTGCTGGTGTAGACTTAGGAATGCTAGGGGGTGGATTTGGTGGCACTTTGACATACGGCGGGGATGTTGGATCTCCACCCGCCTCATCCGGCCAAGATACTGGTCGACCCCTGCCCACGCCAGGCTATTTCACCCGTGCATATGATCAAGGGGAAAGCGTGCCTGCGTTCAAGACGGCAGAAATAGACTACGGCGGTACAGGAGGCTTGCAGCCCCCAACACAACATCGGCTGAGcttcgatgaggaggacgaacGAGTATCACTGCGGTCTCGACAGAGCGGAACGGAGTCTCCTAGTAAGGATGAACTGCAAGATCTGTTCTACCACCCGGGACTATCAAACCGACCCCTCCCAGCTATCCCGGGGCCAGGATCCGATAGCAGCTCGATGCTCTCGGTTCAGACCAACAACCGACAGCAATACCAACACGCATACTCACGTAGTACCGATTCGCGATTTGGTGCGCCGGATAACCCTGAAGCTTACTATACGGGCAATCAAGCTTACAACCTGCAACCCGAACGATCCATCTCTTTGGCTGGTCATAGCCATACTCCTCAGGTGCAAACACCTGCTCGATCCAGGACTGATGCTGCCGAAGAAAGGAGGAAGCTCGCCAGGCACGGCCATCAGCAAGTGCCATCGAACCAATCTTTCCCGGAATACGAGACTCCTGCTGGCTCGATAGCGGCCTTTGATGGAATCACACTACCAAGCGGCCGAAAGAAGAAGTTCATCCCTTCCAAGCTTTATGCCTCTGATTTCCGCAGATGCACTGAGCCATGGGCGCTCAGCGGTCTTGAAAATTGGATTCGTGAGATGGGAGAAGGTGAGATGGATCTAAGGACCAAGACGATCGAGGAGGCTTTGATCAACCTCTTCACTGGCAAGATTCCCATGATGAATGTGGCGGATGCCGAAGTTCTTAGCACACATGTAGTATCACTGATGCTGGAACGAGGTGTGCTTGTGCCTGATGAAGAATGGGTCAAATTTGGAAACGGCCGCATCTCTGGAGTTTTGTGGCAACTGACCGGCTCTGGTTGCTATGCTCCCAAGGTCCACGACGAAGAGATTGGTGGTCGGTGCTACTCTCATCACTGCACGCGTaccatcaagaaggttgacttgGAGGAGCTCGCCCAGGACTCTCAACCTGCAGACGAGTGGCACGTCTTTTATGGTCTTACAAAGGCCGACTGGGAatcaaagcccaagaaggaggtcgaGCGTCAGAACATTTTACACGAAATTGTTACTGGCGAGGAAAACTATATCAAGCAATTGGATATCTTCCGCAGGTATTACAGGGATCAGCTTCGGGCCATGCAACCCCCTGTCCTGAAGCCCGAGAAGCGAGACAAGTTTTTACATACGGTGTTTGGAAAGCTTGACCAGGTCCAGGCAATCAACAAGGACCATCTTTTGTCGCAGCTCAAGTATCGGCAACAAGAGCAGGGTCCTTGGATCATCGGCTTCAGCGATCTGTTCCGAGAATGGATTCGCAAGGCCAAATCAGTCTATATCGAGTATGCTTCGGCTTACCCCAACGCAGTCTATCAGGTTCGAAGGGAGGCCGATCGCAATATTCTCTTCAAACGATTCTTGGACGACATGCAGAAGCAAAAGGTGTCTTCGAAGCAAGATTGGACACATTACTTGATCGCGCCTATTCAGCGCCTTCAGCGTTACTCCCTTCTACTCGACAGCGTCGAGAAAAAGATGCCAACCGACAGCGAGGAAAAGACGAACTTAGCCAAGGCCATCGCGGAAATCCGGCAAGTCACTCTCGAGTCCGATCTCAAGGTCGAAGAACAAAACAAGAGAGTCGAAATGATGGAACTGAACAGAATGCTCGTGCTGCGGCCAGGTTTCCATTCTGTTTTGAATCTCGACCACCTTGGCCGTGAGTTGATCTTCCAAGGTGACCTACAAAGAATGGGATCCAAGGGAGTTAGATGGGTTGACACACATGCTTTGCTATTCGACCATTACATGATCCTGGCCAAGACGGTGACTCCCAAGGagggcaaggacaagaagtaTGATGTTTCCAAGGAG GCGCAGCCCATCCCCATGCCTCTCCTGTTTCCTGAGAGCATCAACGACGAACCGGTTCAGAAGCAAAAGGGCATCACTGCTCCATTGGGAAGAACTACGGCGGCGGCCGCCTCCAGCACTCAACTTAACAAGGTCAGCAGTAACACTAGTAGACCTGGTCTGGAGCACGCAGCGACAAACTCGTCTATGGCCTCTGGTACACCGACCGGCTCGAACGACACTGAAGGAAAGATCCTGTATCCGTTCAAGGTCAAGCATCTGGGTCACGAGGTTTATACTCTGTATGCATCGTCAGCCAAGGATCGTGCCGACTGGTGCAACATGATTATCGAAACCAAGACAAGGCATGCCAAGGCACTCTTCTCTCAAAATGCTGAGCCATTCAGGCTGCGGGTTCTCGCGGATGCAGCTTTCCACTACGACACCGCCTCCATGTACGCAAGGTTCTCCAGTGTTGCAGTCAAGGGCACTCCTCTTGACCGGGCAATTCACGAGTTGGAGAGCGTGCTAGGACCAGCCCAGGGCGTCGCCCCTGTATGCCGTGCTCAAGTTAACTGCGCTACCAGCTTCACTGCCTTTGGCAAGTCTGTTATCGCGATCGGAACTGATTACGGAGTTTATATCTCGGAGCCATCAAATCCTCGTGGATGGCAGAGG ACGGTCCCAGCAACTCGTGTCACTCAAATTGCTGTCCTTGAAGAATTTTCTGTCTGCGTGCTTATTGCCGACAAGAACCTCATTTCATATCCTCTAGATGTGGTCGCCCCAGTGTCTGACTTCTCGGCCCCTGTAAATGATAGCCCTCGACGGGCACCACAGAGACTTGCCAAGGATGTCACCTACTTTGCGACAGCTAAGATGAAGGACAGAATGCTCCTGTTCtacaaaagaaaagaaggcctGCATACATCATTCAAGGTTCTCGAGCCTATCTTCCAGAAGTCTACCGAGAAGAAGTCTCGGCTCTTTGGCGGACGAAAGACCGGTGGCGGTGGATGCGCGGAGACATTCCGCGACTTTGACGAATTCTTCTTCCCAACTGAGTGCTATTCCCTTAGTCTGTTCCAAACATATATTGCAGTTGCGACAGCGAAGGGAGTCGAGATGCTCACCCTGGATAAGAAGCAGCCTATGTCTATTCCCGACCTTAAGGCGCCTGCAATTGCCAACATTGCCAGCCGCATCCGAGATCAGAAGCCGCTCGGCATGTTCAGGCTGAACGAGAACGAATTCATCGTGACATATGAGGACTGCGCTGTATACGTGGACAAACACGGCGATGTCAGCCGCACGCTGATCATGGAGTACACGGGCAAACAGAAGAAGGCCCGTGGTGCGACCATGTATGGACAGTATCTGCTCCTCTTTAACGAGGACTATGTTGAGGTGCGCAACGCGGAGAACGGACGATTGCGCCAAATCATCGCCGGTCGAGACGTGCGCGTGCTCGATCTCGGCGTCCGTGGGCCGACTGGCCGAAGCACGTTGAATCCGCAGTCACACAGTAACGGATATATGCAGTCGACAAGCGCGGGTAGCGAAGGGTCAAAGGGCACCGTCAAGATTGCCATGGCCCATCCGGAGCTCCCAGGTCGGCAGATCGTTTTGGAGATGCTTTTGAACGACGGACACACGGAGAAATGA
- a CDS encoding hypothetical protein (EggNog:ENOG41~CAZy:CE10~MEROPS:MER0036039): MTGDTHRKICQPLHPAIRDSLDPQYVAYHEAHLQYIERDEISSWDGSIRTKKHSLPPGGTKPIPVGSIDDHDVARFRVRVYTPTGQCDDRGWPVLVWFHGGGWAVGGLNNGTDLCCWSCERARCVVVSVDYGLAPENPFPAAVEDAIDAVRWVASRPAELQRIDTSRISISGTSAGANLAIVASLSASNPEVPLPTAQPSLPNTITHPPISLVLFIPVVDNTATAEGVWRPNAETAPWLTPARMEYYRKLYFTHDDHRSQWDASPNLAPESLLRKLPKTWIAVAEMDILAPEALAFGEQLRGLGVDVETLLVKGGTHSILSLHGVIDRGYRMIEDAVKHLQVTFGTG, translated from the exons ATGACAGGTGACACTCACCGCAAGATCTGTCAGCCCCTCCACCCCGCCATTCGTGACAGTTTAGATCCCCAATATGTCGCCTATCATGAGGCGCATCTGCAGTACATCGAAAGAGACGAGATCAGTAGCTGGGACGGCTCAATACGTACCAAGAaacattctcttcctcctggagGAACAAAACCTATTCCTGTAGGGAGCATTGACGACCATGACGTTGCTAGATTCCGAGTGAGAGTTTACACACCAACAGGCCAATGTGATGACCGAGGCTGGCCTGTCCTCGTCTGGTTTCACGGTGGTGGCTGGGCTGTTGGAGGACTCAACAATGGTACCGATCTTTGCTGTTGGTCTTGTGAGA GAGCGCGGTGTGTAGTCGTCAGTGTAGACTATGGGCTGGCTCCTGAAAACCCATTCCCTGCTGCTGTCGAGGATGCGATTGACGCCGTGAGATGGGTCGCATCTCGCCCAGCTGAGTTACAAAGGATAGACACCTCCCGTATTTCCATCAGCGGAACTTCAGCTGGCGCTAATCTGGCGATTGTCGCTTCATTATCTGCATCGAACCCAGAAGTCCCTTTACCGACAGCTCAGCCTTCACTCCCAAACACTATTACGCATCCTCCTATATCATTGGTCTTATTCATACCCGTTGTGGACAATACTGCCACAGCTGAAGGGGTATGGAGGCCCAATGCCGAGACTGCACCTTGGCTTACGCCTGCACGAATGGAGTATTATCGtaagctttactttactCATGATGATCATCGCTCTCAATGGGACGCAAGCCCTAACCTCGCCCCCGAGTCTCTCTTGAGAAAGCTCCCAAAGACGTGGATTGCTGTTGCAGAGATGGATATTCTCGCACCGGAGGCACTAGCTTTTGGAGAGCAGTTAAGGGGGTTAGGAGTTGACGTGGAAACTTTGCTAGTGAAAGGCGGGACACATTCTATTCTTTCGCTTCATGGTGTGATTGATAGAGGGTATAGGATGATAGAAGATGCAGTCAAACACCTACAAGTGACTTTTGGCACGGGCTAA
- a CDS encoding hypothetical protein (EggNog:ENOG41), which translates to MQPTSPAALNGTQAPDMPFFCLQNPEAGACVDDTGYYLYRIYLAPNAAFLAIFTASLVGFVVTWAFTRRGTAFNVAMILGLLCEIIGYSGRIASWYNRFDMNAFLTQICCLTMGPAFMAASIYLCLRRIVSAFGPENSRLPPEHYTRFFIPCDVVSLVLQAVGGGMASVASQQYKSADLGTNIMIAGLAFQVATILAFIACSVDFAIRTIHRQRTLGEAAFDQRPKIVKVRNSRRFKAFLCALSLSAFCILWRSAFRVAELSEGWKGPLMGHQYMFVGFEGILIVVAVAVLNIFHPALCMKELLEMDDGGLKGVWGFRNRKSNAMISEGSVEDSDRKTPTSMAVTV; encoded by the exons ATGCAGCCAACTTCGCCCGCTGCCCTTAACGGGACACAAGCTCCTGACATGCCCTTCTTTTGTCTTCAAAATCCCGAAGCTGGAGCGTGTGTCGATGATACGGGCTACTATCTCTATCGCATCTATCTTGCACCAAATGCTGCATTTCTTGCGATATTCACAGCTTCATTGGTCGGCTTCGTCGTCACTTGGGCTTTCACTCGCAGAGGCACAGCTTTCAATGTCGCCATGATCCTAGGTCTTCTCTGCGAGATCATTGGATACAGTGGACGCATCGCAAGTTGGTACAATCGCTTCGATATGAATGCCTTTCTTACTCAGATTTGTTGCTTGACTATGGGCCCAGCCTTTATGGCTGCGAGTATCTATCTTTGCCTACGCAGGATTGTGTCAGCGTTTGGGCCAGAGAACTCACGGTTACCTCCCGAACACTATACTAGATTT TTCATACCTTGCGATGTTGTCTCTCTGGTCCTTCAAGCCGTTGGGGGTGGTATGGCTTCggttgcttctcaacagtACAAAAGCGCAGACCTAGGCACAAACATCATGATAGCGGGACTCGCCTTTCAAGTTGCGACAATTCTCGCATTTATTGCTTGCTCAGTCGACTTTGCCATTCGGACTATTCACCGTCAACGTACTCTCGGTGAAGCAGCCTTTGACCAGCGCCCCAAAATCGTCAAAGTCCGAAATTCTCGACGGTTCAAAGCTTTTCTATGTGCTCTATCACTCTCTGCATTTTGCATTCTTTGGAGAAGTGCGTTTCGAGTTGCGGAATTATCTGAAGGTTGGAAAGGGCCCCTCATGGGTCATCAGTATATGTTTGTCGGGTTTGAGGGAATCttgattgttgttgctgtggcCGTTCTCAATATCTTTCATCCCGCTTTGTGTATGAAAGAGCtcttggagatggatgatggtGGCCTCAAGGGTGTTTGGGGCTTCCGCAACCGCAAAAGCAATGCCATGATTAGTGAAGGATCTGTGGAAGATTCAGACCGAAAGACGCCCACGAGCATGGCTGTTACAGTTTAG
- a CDS encoding hypothetical protein (EggNog:ENOG41~MEROPS:MER0208659) yields MAIPFIGRLRPHEYLALVGSFILVGLEAIIRVLTLALPISTKVRDAPDFVELCRIWGYEAEEHIVQTKDGYLLGLHRLQWRKGEEGQKVNYGPTSLKKKVIYMHHGLLMNSEVWVALTDEQRCLPFELVERGYDVWFGNNRGNKYSKKSINQSPTSNAFWDFSIDEFAFHDIPDSISYILDTTQQESLSYIGFSQGTAQAFASLAIHPKLNNQINVFIALAPAMAPAGLSSGIVDALVTASPSVLFLLFGRRSILSSATMWETILYPPIFSKLIDMGLSFLFNWQTLNISASQKLAAYPHLYSFTSTKSVVHWFQIIRNKSFQMYDDDVHQPISVTSSSKYSKVAKYPTRNIKTPIVLVYGGSDSLVDIKVMLKELPPQTVATEIPHYEHLDFLWARDVDTQVFQHVFDALDSFTDAEHTKEEYDRYYVSRQESLLGSGYAFGHAHHGSESESSTLTPSIEGANGAQLTPQPQPHRAREQASGIPSPKNTTRHRVKYSGEIPAGDRPATPELFKSAAGRDSPESGLDSPVAARVKAGVKRSGSVGSNISLDMREGRGISVGASKAAGGIVTKSGASGTNVEESPRRDSSAEKKKK; encoded by the exons ATGGCTATTCCTTTCATCGGGAGGCTTCGCCC TCACGAGTATCTCGCTCTCGTGGGATCATTTATTCTCGTCGGTCTCGAGGCAATCATTCGGGTCTTGACTTTGGCTTTGC CGATATCCACCAAGGTACGAGACGCGCCAGACTTTGTTGAGCTGTGTCGCATTTGGGGCTACGAAGCAGAGGAACATATCGTTCAGACCAAGGATGGATATCTTTTAGgtcttcatcgtctgcaGTGGCGAAAAGGCGAAGAAGGACAGAAAGTCAACTACGGCCCCACAAGTCTGAAAAAGAAGGTCATCTACATGCACCATGGCCTTCTTATGAATTCAGAGGTTTGGGTTGCTCTCACGGATGAGCAGAGATGTCTACCATTCGAGCTGGTTGAGAGAGGTTACGACGTCTGG TTTGGAAACAATCGGGGTAACAAGTACTCCAAaaagtcaatcaatcagtcGCCAACCTCCAATGCCTTCTGGGACTTTTCCATCGACGAATTTGCCTTCCACGACATTCCGGATAGCATCAGTTACATCCTCGATACAACCCAGCAGGAGAGTCTCTCGTACATCGGCTTTTCCCAAGGTACAGCTCAGGCTTTCGCCAGCTTAGCCATCCatcccaagctcaacaaccaGATCAATGTCTTCATCGCTCTCGCGCCTGCTATGGCGCCTGCCGGTTTATCTAGTGGAATTGTCGACGCGCTCGTAACGGCATCGCCTTCTGTTTTGTTCCTCTTGTTTGGTCGTCGTTCCATTCTCAGTTCCGCTACTATGTGGGAGACCATCTTGTACCCGCCCATCTTCAGCAAGCTCATCGACATGGGGCTTTCATTCTTGTTCAATTGGCAAACCCTCAATATCTCCGCGAGCCAGAAACTGGCTGCTTATCCCCATTTGTACTCCTTTACGAGCACCAAGAGTGTGGTTCACTGGTTCCAGATCATTCGAAACAAATCCTTCCAAATGTATGACGATGACGTTCACCAGCCAATCAGCGTCACTTCAAGCAGCAAATACTCCAAGGTTGCCAAGTACCCGACTCGAAACATCAAAACACCAATCGTTCTGGTTTACGGTGGCAGCGATTCCCTGGTGGATATCAAGGTTATGCTCAAGGAACTACCACCTCAAACTGTGGCAACCGAGATTCCTCACTATGAACATCTTGACTTTCTCTGGGCTCGGGATGTCGATACACAGGTTTTCCAGCACGTGTTTGATGCGCTTGACAGCTTCACTGATGCCGAGCATACAAAGGAGGAATATGATCGTTACTATGTCAGTCGGCAGGAGAGTCTTCTAGGGTCAGGGTATGCGTTTGGGCATGCTCATCATGGCAGCGAGAGCGAGTCTTCGACACTTACACCAAGTATTGAGGGAGCCAATGGTGCCCAACTTACGCCCCAGCCTCAGCCACACCGAGCACGAGAGCAGGCGTCTGGAATTCCTTCTCCCAAGAACACGACAAGACACAGAGTGAAATACTCGGGTGAGATACCTGCAGGCGACCGGCCAGCAACCCCTGAGCTTTTTAAGAGTGCTGCGGGAAGAGACTCACCTGAAAGTGGATTGGATTCCCCAGTGGCGGCCAGGGTAAAAGCTGGTGTCAAGCGCAGCGGGAGTGTCGGGAGCAATATCAGCCTAGATATGCGAGAGGGTCGCGGTATCAGTGTCGGTGCGAGTAAGGCTGCTGGTGGCATTGTGACGAAGAGCGGCGCCAGCGGAACCAACGTGGAGGAGAGTCCTAGAAGGGACAGCTCtgcagaaaagaaaaagaagtag